The Flexivirga oryzae genome has a segment encoding these proteins:
- a CDS encoding GNAT family N-acetyltransferase, with translation MLELVLPDASRRQAFWEAHAEWGPGLHEDGFGIGADDDVESEAGFAQWLDKLCSGPGSLWWIVGDEVVVGGIALRAERDERAAEHGHLGYGVRPSARGRGVASWAVDRVLEHARRQGRFDLIAVCRDDNLASIHTLEGCGGRFQARFQRGDVGLRRYVIPL, from the coding sequence GTGCTCGAACTCGTGCTGCCGGATGCGTCTCGCCGTCAAGCGTTCTGGGAGGCGCACGCGGAGTGGGGGCCGGGGTTGCACGAAGACGGCTTCGGGATCGGTGCGGACGACGATGTCGAGTCGGAGGCCGGATTTGCCCAGTGGTTGGACAAGCTCTGCTCGGGTCCGGGAAGCCTGTGGTGGATCGTCGGGGACGAGGTGGTCGTGGGCGGGATCGCTTTGCGCGCTGAACGCGACGAGCGTGCCGCTGAGCACGGGCATCTCGGCTACGGAGTCCGCCCGTCGGCACGAGGCCGCGGGGTCGCGAGTTGGGCTGTGGATCGCGTACTCGAGCATGCGCGACGCCAGGGCCGGTTCGACCTGATCGCGGTGTGCCGCGACGACAACCTCGCGTCGATCCACACACTTGAGGGATGCGGCGGACGATTCCAGGCGAGATTCCAAAGAGGCGATGTCGGGCTACGGCGTTATGTGATCCCCCTTTGA
- a CDS encoding HNH endonuclease signature motif containing protein: MLKTEAQIETEFNDLLQRLYPPDPDDHDDECDPDDYRDDRDDWQHHQQHEHQRDCDTTTRSPGQSPPAPATPPASSLQPAVTAWLGDATVPGVGIIPATIIQELSRSFGATITRALLDADTGVTIATSNTHYRPSTKLAAFVRARDVHCRFPGCTRPARWCDIDHVTPWPAGDTTPTNLHCLCRHHHRAKHSTGWSVTMTPDGVCTWTTPTGRTHTTTPAE, translated from the coding sequence CCGACCCCGACGACCACGACGACGAGTGCGACCCGGACGACTACCGGGACGACCGGGACGACTGGCAACACCACCAGCAGCACGAACACCAGAGAGACTGCGACACCACGACGAGGTCACCGGGCCAATCACCACCGGCCCCGGCGACACCACCAGCATCGTCACTGCAGCCCGCGGTGACAGCGTGGCTCGGTGATGCCACCGTGCCCGGGGTCGGGATCATCCCCGCCACCATCATCCAGGAACTGTCCCGATCGTTCGGGGCCACGATCACCCGCGCCCTGCTGGACGCCGACACCGGCGTCACCATCGCAACCAGTAACACCCACTACCGGCCCAGCACGAAACTCGCGGCCTTCGTGCGAGCCCGGGACGTGCACTGCCGGTTCCCCGGCTGCACCCGCCCCGCCCGCTGGTGCGACATCGACCACGTCACCCCCTGGCCGGCCGGGGACACCACCCCGACCAACCTTCACTGCCTATGCCGCCACCATCACCGCGCCAAGCACTCCACCGGCTGGTCGGTCACCATGACCCCCGACGGCGTATGCACCTGGACCACCCCCACCGGACGCACCCACACCACCACACCCGCCGAATAA